One window from the genome of Eucalyptus grandis isolate ANBG69807.140 chromosome 7, ASM1654582v1, whole genome shotgun sequence encodes:
- the LOC120296396 gene encoding uncharacterized protein LOC120296396, with amino-acid sequence MLSCFKNCLSLSEKKDSHGKKEGKSTNIRVLIGSHPHPFSLQERTTRGSTYQCNGCQQPGYGPYYLCTDNSCSFHYHKHCGEILRHNAPFHGNHRPYPIGRYNFEEGAPNKVRDCVACGDQVRGLRYRVWRGRLYPHLNNRVFHPLCTLLPPKIEDPGESKITLELKKRIAGNCSMCNGKAKGWAYNSTCGNYCYHVGCVKNRIMQNGQQDEASENGGTQRRIVIHVEIPSPQIRKVAEVAILLIIKALFGVLDITDIFTVLFT; translated from the coding sequence ATGTTGTCTTGCTTCAAGAACTGTCTTTCTTTAAGCGAGAAAAAGGATTCCCACGGAAAAAAGGAGGGTAAGAGCACGAATATACGGGTACTCATTGGCAGCCACCCCCACCCATTTTCTCTTCAAGAGCGGACAACAAGGGGCAGCACGTATCAGTGTAATGGGTGCCAACAACCCGGATACGGGCCCTATTACTTGTGCACCGACAACAGCTGCAGTTTCCATTATCACAAGCACTGTGGCGAAATTTTAAGGCATAATGCACCTTTCCACGGCAACCACCGTCCCTACCCGATTGGGCGTTATAATTTCGAGGAGGGAGCACCAAACAAAGTACGGGACTGCGTCGCATGCGGCGACCAAGTCCGGGGGCTCAGGTACAGAGTGTGGCGCGGGCGCCTTTACCCGCACCTAAACAACCGTGTCTTCCACCCACTCTGCACGTTACTCCCTCCAAAGATCGAAGATCCCGGTGAATCGAAGATAACGCTGGAGCTCAAGAAAAGGATCGCAGGCAATTGCTCCATGTGCAACGGCAAGGCCAAGGGATGGGCTTACAATAGTACCTGCGGGAACTACTGTTACCATGTCGGGTGTGTGAAGAATAGGATCATGCAGAATGGGCAGCAGGATGAAGCCTCAGAAAATGGAGGGACTCAGCGAAGAATAGTCATCCACGTGGAAATACCGTCGCCACAGATTCGGAAAGTGGCAGAAGTGGCTATTCTGCTCATCATCAAAGCCCTCTTCGGGGTCCTGGACATCACAGACATCTTCACAGTGCTTTTCACTTGA